In Struthio camelus isolate bStrCam1 chromosome 4, bStrCam1.hap1, whole genome shotgun sequence, a genomic segment contains:
- the ADRA2C gene encoding alpha-2C adrenergic receptor translates to MDLLVVVNASLGAPNGSLALPPSSPSASALLQPPSPYSPAAVASLAAVVGFLIVFTIVGNVLVVIAVLTSRALRAPQNLFLVSLASADILVATLVMPFSLANELMNYWYFGKAWCNIYLALDVLFCTSSIVHLCAISLDRYWSVTQAVEYNLKRTPRRIKAIILTVWLISAVISFPPLISMYREPEGGVFPQCKLNDETWYILSSCIGSFFAPCLIMVLVYIRIYRVAKLRTRTLSEKRTMPEGSSQTENGLSRAARGCTSLRMQLGENGHYSVHQWRKASELEDIELEESSTSESRRRRSREEHPRKSSKSQSFSYSYSSKHSSSRLSRSSSRSMQFFSYRRRRKRSSICRKKVTQAREKRFTFVLAVVMGVFVVCWFPFFFSYSLYGICREACEIPETLFKFFFWIGYCNSSLNPVIYTIFNQDFRRSFKHILFKKKKKNFRH, encoded by the coding sequence ATGGATCTGCTGGTGGTGGTGAACGCCAGCCTGGGCGCCCCCAACGGCTCCCTGGCGCTGCCGCCCTCCTCCCCGTCCGCCTCGGCCCTCCTGCAGCCGCCTTCCCCCTACTCGCCGGCGGCCGTGGCCAGCTTGGCGGCGGTGGTGGGCTTCCTCATCGTCTTCACCATCGTGGGCAACGTGCTGGTGGTCATAGCCGTGCTCACCAGCCGGGCACTGAGAGCCCCCCAGAACctcttcctggtgtccctggccAGCGCAGACATCCTGGTGGCTACTCTGGTCATGCCTTTCTCCTTAGCCAACGAGCTCATGAATTACTGGTACTTCGGCAAGGCTTGGTGTAACATTTACCTGGCGCTGGATGTGCTCTTCTGCACCTCCTCCATCGTCCACCTGTGCGCCATCAGCCTCGACAGGTATTGGTCTGTCACGCAGGCGGTGGAGTACAACCTCAAACGGACCCCCCGGCGGATCAAGGCCATCATCCTCACTGTCTGGCTCATTTCAGCCGTCATCTCCTTCCCGCCGTTGATCTCCATGTACCGGGAGCCTGAGGGAGGTGTCTTTCCCCAGTGCAAGCTCAACGACGAGACGTGGTACATCCTTTCTTCTTGCATTGGCTCTTTCTTTGCCCCCTGCCTCATCATGGTGTTGGTCTATATCCGCATCTACCGCGTGGCCAAGCTGAGGACCAGGACCCTCTCTGAGAAGCGTACAATGCCGGAGGGGTCCTCCCAGACTGAGAATGGCTTGAGCCGGGCTGCTAGGGGCTGCACTTCCCTGAggatgcagctgggagagaacggACATTATTCAGTGCACCAGTGGCGCAAAGCCTCTGAGCTGGAGGACAttgagctggaggagagcagcaccTCAGAGAGCAGACGGAGGCGGAGTCGGGAGGAGCATCCCCGCAAAAGCAGCAAGAGCCAGTCCTTCTCCTACTCATATTCCTCCAAGCACTCTAGTAGCCGTCTGTCCCGCTCTAGCAGCCGCTCCATGCAGTTCTTCTCATATCGCCGTCGCCGGAAGCGCAGCAGCATCTGCCGTAAGAAAGTCACCCAGGCCCGGGAGAAACGCTTCACTTTTGTGCTGGCTGTGGTGATGGGGGTCTTTGTAGTTTGCTGGTTCCCTTTCTTCTTCAGTTACAGCCTCTATGGCATTTGCCGGGAGGCATGTGAGATCCCTGAGACTCTCTTCAAGTTCTTCTTCTGGATTGGGTATTGCAATAGCTCCCTCAACCCAGTCATCTACACCATCTTCAACCAGGACTTTCGCAGGTCCTTTAAACACATACTcttcaagaagaagaagaagaacttcCGGCATTGA